From a single Ammospiza nelsoni isolate bAmmNel1 chromosome 11, bAmmNel1.pri, whole genome shotgun sequence genomic region:
- the MBD4 gene encoding methyl-CpG-binding domain protein 4 isoform X1, giving the protein MAAPGAAGGPGGGSRGAAAERPVPNPSPVPRGWQRVSSRRRAGRTAGRIDVYFISPEGKKLRSKRALVEYLQKTGETALKAADFDFAAPRGSTCSGLKGYGTGAARTDLEKEDCQSKVQELHAQNGAEVGIQNIQAGSGHLEDATSTVEGTGFVVVGTNPEENLKTRRKRADGRSVQTRKREKGSERRNQGDAKSKRQRRVPNTRETKCAQNERGRRQTDTHGADSQGVGEAGADPGGAGTALAAMSRPGPGSQRELAHLPKEGPCSSDTPAAESEEKPSGLETGPVADAGALGEQSVQPDPEVDAEPWHRTSPAAATMPPEESVPRTQVERRKTSPYFSNKYSKEALSPPRRKALRKWTPPRSPFNLIQETLFHDPWKLLIATIFLNKTSGKMAIPVLWEFLRKYPSPEVARAADWKEMSELLKPLGLYELRAKTIIRFSGEYLSKAWRYPIELHGIGKYGNDSYRIFCVNEWKEVQPQDHKLNVYHTWLWENRERLSID; this is encoded by the exons ATGGCggcgccgggagcggcgggcgg ccccggggGCGGCAGTCGAGGCGCGGCGGCGGAACGGCCCGTCCCCAACCCCAGCCCCGTCCCCCGCGGGTGGCAGCGGGTGAGCAGCCGCAGGCGGGCGGGCAGGACGGCCGGGAGGATCGACGTATACTTCATAAG CCCTGAAGGGAAGAAGCTGAGGTCAAAACGAGCACTTGTGGAGTATTTACAGAAAACTGGGGAGACAGCACTGAAAGCAGCAGATtttgattttgcagctcctcgAGGGAGCACATGCTCAGGATTGAAGGGATATGGCACAGGAGCTGCGAGGACTGACCTGGAAAAGGAGGATTGTCAGAGCAAAGTGCAGGAGCTCCATGCACAGAATGGTGCTGAGGTTGGAATTCAGAACATCCAGGCTGGGAGTGGACACCTGGAAGATGCTACATCTACTGTGGAAGGCACAGGTTTTGTAGTGGTAGGCACAAACCCAGAGGAGAACTTGAAAACCAGAAGAAAGAGGGCAGATGGGAGAAGCGTTCAAACTAGGAAACGTGAGAAGGGCTCAGAAAGGAGGAACCAAGGTGACGCCAAGAGCAAAAGGCAGAGAAGAGTCCCTAACACACGGGAGACCAAGTGTGCTCAGAACGAGAGGGGCCGTAGGCAGACAGACACGCATGGAGCTGACAGCCAGGGAGTGGGTGAAGCAGGGGCTGAccctgggggtgcagggacagctctggcagccATGTCCAGGCCAGGGCCTGGCTCACAGAGGGAGCTGGCTCACCTGCCAAAGGAGGGGCCGTGCTCCAGTGACACACCTGCTGCAGAGTCTGAGGAGAAACCCTCTGGACTGGAGACAGGCCCAGTGGCAGATGCGGGGGCTCTGGGTGAGCAGAGTGTGCAGCCTGACCCCGAGGTGGATGCTGAGCCGTGGCACAGGACCAGCCCCGCAGCAGCCACAATGCCTCCAG AAGAGTCTGTCCCACGAACACAAGTGGAGAGAAGGAAAACGAGTCCCTATTTTTCCAATAAATACAGCAAAGAAG CCCTCAGCCCACCCAGAAGGAAGGCCCTCAGAAAATGGACTCCTCCACGTTCTCCTTTCAATCTTATCCAGGAAACACTCTTCCATGATCCATGGAAGCTTCTCATTGCCACCATATTTCTCAACAAAACTTCAG ggaaaatggccaTTCCAGTGCTCTGGGAGTTCCTGAGGAAGTATCCTTCTCCTGAGGTAGCCAGGGCTGCAGACTGGAAAGAAATGTCAGAGCTGCTCAAACCTCTGGGCCTCTATGAACTCAGAGCCAAAACCATCATCCGGTTCTCAG GTGAGTACCTGAGCAAGGCGTGGCGCTACCCGATCGAGCTGCACGGCATCGGCAAGTACGGCAACGACTCCTACAGGATCTTCTGTGTTAACGAGTGGAAGGAG GTGCAGCCACAGGACCACAAGTTGAACGTGTACCACACGTGGCTGTGGGAGAACCGGGAGAGGCTGAGCATcgactga
- the RPL32 gene encoding large ribosomal subunit protein eL32, with protein sequence MPALRPLVKPKIVKKRTKKFIRHQSDRYVKIKRNWRKPRGIDNRVRRRFKGQILMPNIGYGSNKKTKHMLPTGFRKFLVHNVKELEVLMMSNKSYCAEIAHNVSSKNRKVIVERAAQLAIKITNPNARLRSEENE encoded by the exons ATGCCTGCCCTCAGGCCTCTCGTGAAGCCCAAGATCGTCAAGAAGAGAACCAAGAAGTTCATCCGGCACCAGTCTGACCGCTATGTCAAGATCAAG CGCAACTGGCGCAAACCCAGAGGCATCGACAACAGAGTGCGCCGGCGCTTCAAGGGACAGATCCTGATGCCCAACATTGGCTATGGCAGCAATAAGAAGACAAAACACATGCTGCCCACAGGCTTCAGAAAGTTCCTGGTCCACAACGTAAAAGAGCTGGAAGTGCTGATGATGAGCAACAA GTCGTACTGTGCAGAGATTGCCCACAATGTGTCCTCGAAGAACAGGAAGGTGATCGTGGAGAGAGCCGCACAGCTCGCCATCAAGATCACCAACCCCAACGCCAGACTGCGCAGCGAGGAGAACGAgtag
- the MBD4 gene encoding methyl-CpG-binding domain protein 4 isoform X2 — MAAPGAAGGPGGGSRGAAAERPVPNPSPVPRGWQRVSSRRRAGRTAGRIDVYFISPEGKKLRSKRALVEYLQKTGETALKAADFDFAAPRGSTCSGLKGYGTGAARTDLEKEDCQSKVQELHAQNGAEVGIQNIQAGSGHLEDATSTVEGTGFVVVGTNPEENLKTRRKRADGRSVQTRKREKGSERRNQGDAKSKRQRRVPNTRETKCAQNERGRRQTDTHGADSQGVGEAGADPGGAGTALAAMSRPGPGSQRELAHLPKEGPCSSDTPAAESEEKPSGLETGPVADAGALGEQSVQPDPEVDAEPWHRTSPAAATMPPEESVPRTQVERRKTSPYFSNKYSKEALSPPRRKALRKWTPPRSPFNLIQETLFHDPWKLLIATIFLNKTSVGTLPWKRSLEKACG, encoded by the exons ATGGCggcgccgggagcggcgggcgg ccccggggGCGGCAGTCGAGGCGCGGCGGCGGAACGGCCCGTCCCCAACCCCAGCCCCGTCCCCCGCGGGTGGCAGCGGGTGAGCAGCCGCAGGCGGGCGGGCAGGACGGCCGGGAGGATCGACGTATACTTCATAAG CCCTGAAGGGAAGAAGCTGAGGTCAAAACGAGCACTTGTGGAGTATTTACAGAAAACTGGGGAGACAGCACTGAAAGCAGCAGATtttgattttgcagctcctcgAGGGAGCACATGCTCAGGATTGAAGGGATATGGCACAGGAGCTGCGAGGACTGACCTGGAAAAGGAGGATTGTCAGAGCAAAGTGCAGGAGCTCCATGCACAGAATGGTGCTGAGGTTGGAATTCAGAACATCCAGGCTGGGAGTGGACACCTGGAAGATGCTACATCTACTGTGGAAGGCACAGGTTTTGTAGTGGTAGGCACAAACCCAGAGGAGAACTTGAAAACCAGAAGAAAGAGGGCAGATGGGAGAAGCGTTCAAACTAGGAAACGTGAGAAGGGCTCAGAAAGGAGGAACCAAGGTGACGCCAAGAGCAAAAGGCAGAGAAGAGTCCCTAACACACGGGAGACCAAGTGTGCTCAGAACGAGAGGGGCCGTAGGCAGACAGACACGCATGGAGCTGACAGCCAGGGAGTGGGTGAAGCAGGGGCTGAccctgggggtgcagggacagctctggcagccATGTCCAGGCCAGGGCCTGGCTCACAGAGGGAGCTGGCTCACCTGCCAAAGGAGGGGCCGTGCTCCAGTGACACACCTGCTGCAGAGTCTGAGGAGAAACCCTCTGGACTGGAGACAGGCCCAGTGGCAGATGCGGGGGCTCTGGGTGAGCAGAGTGTGCAGCCTGACCCCGAGGTGGATGCTGAGCCGTGGCACAGGACCAGCCCCGCAGCAGCCACAATGCCTCCAG AAGAGTCTGTCCCACGAACACAAGTGGAGAGAAGGAAAACGAGTCCCTATTTTTCCAATAAATACAGCAAAGAAG CCCTCAGCCCACCCAGAAGGAAGGCCCTCAGAAAATGGACTCCTCCACGTTCTCCTTTCAATCTTATCCAGGAAACACTCTTCCATGATCCATGGAAGCTTCTCATTGCCACCATATTTCTCAACAAAACTTCAG TTGGTACCTTACCTTGGAAGCGCTCACTTGAGAAAGCATGTGGATAG